DNA from Terriglobus tenax:
TGCCATCAGTACCTACGGCGTACTGCACGATCTTGGAGTCGTCGCGGTGAACCACGTAGACATACTTGCCGTCGGAGGTGGCGGAGAGAGCGACGGGATTACGGTAGCCAGTGGATACCGGCGAGGTAGACATCTGCATCAGGGCGCCTACCTGGAAGCTGACCTGGTAGGCGTTGATCAGACCTTCGCTGGAGCCGGAGGATGGGACGTAGAGGAACGCGACGACATAGTCGCGGCTGCAGGCGGTGATGCCGAGCCCCATGCCCAGAGATACGACCGTGGCCAGCGCGGTGCGGCCCAACTTACTCCACTTCATGCGTTTTCCCATCTTCCGGAGGCTGAAGCCTCCGTCCTGCCCTTCCTGAAATTGCGTGCTCGTTGAAATATTCTGCATGGCCTTGTCCATTACCTCGTATTTCCGCTTACGACCAGGCAGGTTGGATTGCCGACGGTCGGGAAGGTGGAGCCACGGGTGAGGCCGGACAGCTGGCCAGTGTTCCGGTTGATGATGAAGCCAGTGACGGTCGAGTCATTCTGGTTGGAGGTGTAGACGTACTGATTGGTGGGGTCCTGCACCATGCAGACGGGGCCGGAGCCAACCGGGTAGGGATTGCTGCTGTCAGCCAGACGGGACAGACGTCCCTGGGTGTCGATGACGAATGCGGAGATGCTGCTGCTGACCGTCTGGACCGAGGTAGTGCCCTGGTTGAGGACGTAGAGGAACTTGCCGCCGCTATCGACGAGCGTCCAGACCGGGGTGGTAGCCGGCGAGAGGTTCGGGAACGGGCTGCCGGTGACCGGCTGCAGAGCGCCGCTGTTGACCGTGTAGGCGTAGATCTGGTTGTTGGTGACGTCGGTCAGGTAAACGTAGGTGCCGTTGCTGGTGATCGACGAGATCTTGGTGCCGACGGAGCCGATCTGCGTGGTCGAGTTGGTGACCAGGGTGAGCTGGCCGTTGGTGCTGTTCTGCTGGTAGGCGGTGACGCTGGGACTGGTGGTCGAGTCACCGGCGTTGAGCGTGAACAGGTAACCGGAGGAGAAGAACTTCGACATCGTCGGGTTTGCGCCGACGGGGAAGTAGTTCAACTGCTGACCGTTGCAGGCCGCCGTGGTGCACTTGGTCTGCTGGTTCTGCACAAGGGTCAGACGTCCGGTGGTGCCGGAGATGGCGAAGACCGTGATGGCGCCCACACCGGTGCCGACGAACTGGCTCTGGTCGGCCTGGTTGGACAGAGCATCCAGAACGTAGAGGTAGTTGCCGGTGGAATCAATCTGCGCCCAGATGGGGTTGGTTCCCTGGCTGGACTGGTTGAGCTGGTAGCTCAGGACGCCGTCGCCACCTACGCTGTAGATGGAGATGCTGCCGGCGGTTGCGGCGGTGGTGCTGGTGGGAAGTACGCCCTTATTGATGACGTAGACCCAGCGACCGCCCGGGCGCACGACGATGGACACCGGATTGGTGCCACCAGCGCTGAACGGAGCGTGGACGATCTTTGTGAGGTTTCCGGTGAAGTTGTCGATTTTGAAACCGTCAACCTGGTTAAACTGCGTGCCCAGAACCCACATAAAACCTACGGTGCCACCGCCGCAGGCGGTCATACCGGCGATCAGTGACAGTGACACAACACAAGCCAGCAACAGCCGGCCAGACAGACTCAACTTCATGCGCTTCCTTTTACCTCAAGAGCCGTGCGGCGAACCTGCTGCCGTTCAGGCCGTCCAATCTGTGGGTTCTTATCCTCGCCTCATTGTAAAAGGCCGGGGATACTTTGTGCCATACGGAGTGCCTGGTTTGACGGAAAGAAAAGCCCGGCGTTAGCCGGGCTTTTGTGTTGCTATTGCGGCGGGTTTACCAGACGCGGCAGGAGTTTACCGGCATCATGGGCTGGCCCTTCTTGCATCCAAAGGCTTTACCGAACTCGTCGAAGTTCTGGATGCTGCCGTTAACGCGCCACTGACCGCTGGAATGGGGGTCGGTTTTGGCACGGAGGCGGGCTGTGGCTTCGCGAGTATTTTCACACCACACCTGTGCAAAGCCGAGGAAATAGCGCTGCTGCGGGGTGTAGCCGTCGATCTGGGCGGTTGCGGCGTCTCCGCCCTGCTGCGCCAGAACGCTCATCAGCGCGGCGTAGGCGATGCGCAGGCCGCCGTTGTCGGCGGTGTTTTCGCCGAGGGTGAGCTTTCCGTTCAGGTTCTGTCCGGGAGCGACGGTGAAGCCGTCGTACTCCTTGACTTCGCAGTCGGTGCGGTCTTCGAACTTCTTGCGGTCTTCGTCGGTCCACCACTGGCGGACGTTGCCCTTGTCGTCAAACTGGCTGCCCTGATCGTCGAAGCCGTGGGTCATTTCGTGGCCGATGACGACGCCGATTCCGCCGAAGTTTACGGCTGGATCCAGCTTTGCATCGAAGAAGGGCGGCTGCAGGATGCCTGCGGGGAAGTTGATGTCGTTCTGCGAGGGGTTGTAGTAGGCGTTGACGGTGGGCGGGGTCATCAGCCACTCGCGCTCATCGACGGGTTTGCCGATTTTGTCCAGGTCGCGACGGTCCTCAAACGCGGAGGCACGGGCGAGGTTGCCGATCAGGTCTGTGCGCTTTGTGGCGAGCTTTGAGTAGTCGCGCCAGGTGTCGGGATATCCGATCTTCTGGCGGAAGGCGGCGAGCTTTTTGGCAGCTTCCACCTTGGTGGCGTCGCTCATCCAGTCGAGGTTCTTGATGTCTTCTCCGAGCGACTTTTCGAGGGCTGCGATGAGCTTCTCCATGCTGTCCTTAGAGGAGGGCGGGAAGTACTGCCTGACCCAGTCCTGGCCGACGGCTTCGCCGAGGGCACGGTCGGTTGCGGAGGTGCAGCGCTTCCAGCGCGGGGTCTGCTCCTTCTGGCCGGAGAGGGAAGCTCCGAAGAAGTTGAAGTTTTCCGTGGCGATGGGCTCGCTGAGGTTGGCGGAGTAGCGGTGCAGCACGTGCCAGCGCATGTAGCTCTTGAGTGCGGCGGGGCTTTGCGTGGTGAGCTCGGAGTTCATGGTCTTGAAGAACTCCGGCGAGGCCACGTTGAGCGTGGAGAGGCTGGATTCCTTCTTCGCGGCCAGGTAGACCTTCCAGTCGAAGGAGGGGGTGAGCTCCTGCAGCTGGGCGATGGTCATGACGTGGTAGACGTTGGCCGGGTTGCGGCGATCGACGCGCGACATGGAACCCTTTGCCAGAGCGGTCTCAATGGCGAGCACGGCTTTGGCCTCGGTTGCGGCCTGGGTGGCGTCATCGCCGATGAGGGTGAACATCTTCGTGAGGTGTTCGAGATACTGCGCGCGGATCTTGGTCATCCGCTCGTCGTCCTGCAGGTAGTAGTCGCGGTCGGGGAGGGAGAGACCGCCCTGGTCGATGGCGCCGATGACCTGGGATGCGTCCTTCTGGTCCTGGTCGGAACCGAAGCCGAAGAAGAAGCCGACGCCGTACTTGTCTTCCATCATGCCTGCGAAGGTGGCGAATTTCTTGGGGTCTTTGAAGCTATCAATGGCGGC
Protein-coding regions in this window:
- a CDS encoding lactonase family protein — translated: MKLSLSGRLLLACVVSLSLIAGMTACGGGTVGFMWVLGTQFNQVDGFKIDNFTGNLTKIVHAPFSAGGTNPVSIVVRPGGRWVYVINKGVLPTSTTAATAGSISIYSVGGDGVLSYQLNQSSQGTNPIWAQIDSTGNYLYVLDALSNQADQSQFVGTGVGAITVFAISGTTGRLTLVQNQQTKCTTAACNGQQLNYFPVGANPTMSKFFSSGYLFTLNAGDSTTSPSVTAYQQNSTNGQLTLVTNSTTQIGSVGTKISSITSNGTYVYLTDVTNNQIYAYTVNSGALQPVTGSPFPNLSPATTPVWTLVDSGGKFLYVLNQGTTSVQTVSSSISAFVIDTQGRLSRLADSSNPYPVGSGPVCMVQDPTNQYVYTSNQNDSTVTGFIINRNTGQLSGLTRGSTFPTVGNPTCLVVSGNTR
- a CDS encoding M13 family metallopeptidase, with amino-acid sequence MRLTLLASALLLGALPAFAQVSAPTAEPKQPISFDLSGIDKTADPCTDFYQYACGNWKKNNPIPNDQTRWGRFNELAERNNYLLYQQLKAAAEAPKTPLQKKYGDYFAACMDKPLADKLGYTPLQPQFAAIDSFKDPKKFATFAGMMEDKYGVGFFFGFGSDQDQKDASQVIGAIDQGGLSLPDRDYYLQDDERMTKIRAQYLEHLTKMFTLIGDDATQAATEAKAVLAIETALAKGSMSRVDRRNPANVYHVMTIAQLQELTPSFDWKVYLAAKKESSLSTLNVASPEFFKTMNSELTTQSPAALKSYMRWHVLHRYSANLSEPIATENFNFFGASLSGQKEQTPRWKRCTSATDRALGEAVGQDWVRQYFPPSSKDSMEKLIAALEKSLGEDIKNLDWMSDATKVEAAKKLAAFRQKIGYPDTWRDYSKLATKRTDLIGNLARASAFEDRRDLDKIGKPVDEREWLMTPPTVNAYYNPSQNDINFPAGILQPPFFDAKLDPAVNFGGIGVVIGHEMTHGFDDQGSQFDDKGNVRQWWTDEDRKKFEDRTDCEVKEYDGFTVAPGQNLNGKLTLGENTADNGGLRIAYAALMSVLAQQGGDAATAQIDGYTPQQRYFLGFAQVWCENTREATARLRAKTDPHSSGQWRVNGSIQNFDEFGKAFGCKKGQPMMPVNSCRVW